A window of the Carassius gibelio isolate Cgi1373 ecotype wild population from Czech Republic chromosome B16, carGib1.2-hapl.c, whole genome shotgun sequence genome harbors these coding sequences:
- the styk1b gene encoding tyrosine-protein kinase STYK1b — protein MATPSSSAFSECKTGDTLCEIRVYEQEVIIVPVLFLMSFLVTLVFLLLLKFCPEKVDRLQPRSSQTTRTRRNLQGIDAPQGLNALEGEPIALDTTSYMTFNPVRDSYRTEHASFNPNNVAFTDGGGSFGATASAFTKPREIPRQRLPENFKGVSPLPVSYSLKSDSSVSIYRARMENRNVVLRVLKDSASSQESQSFLGFASFLSQLGPHPFLPELLGVISLRAPLITVIEEMENRDLLGFLWKCRQDNVGPDGMYQMTEKKIFTMASHVSSALDFLHSKDLLHCNIKAHSVLVSKMCTAKLWGLGDLFARTSASANHSEDPGRKKWQAPELLAKRPATPKSDVWSFGLLLYEMVTLGEVPFAEIPAKELLQYHQRGKTLKKPNNCSNSLYSLIKACCQWKEHDRPSLAEVRRKLQSGEKSANDSSVIRVPGPINIEQYLKEAGYEESNNYTIF, from the exons ATGGCTACCCCTTCTAGTTCTGCGTTTTCTGAATGTAAAACTGGAGACACATTGTGTG AGATCCGTGTGtatgaacaggaagtgataaTCGTACCAGTGTTGTTTTTGATGAGTTTCTTGGTCACGCTGGTgtttctgctgctgctgaagTTCTGTCCTGAGAAGGTGGATCGCCTGCAACCCAGGTCCAGTCAAACAACCAGGACTAGGAGAAATTTGCAAGGCATTGATG CTCCGCAGGGTCTGAATGCTCTTGAAGGTGAGCCCATAGCATTGGACACTACGTCTTACATGACGTTCAACCCAGTTCGAGACTCCTATAGAACTGAACATGCCTCGTTCAATCCCAACAATGTGGCCTTTACTGATGGCGGAGGCTCTTTTGGCGCCACAGCTTCAGCCTTCACAAAGCCCAGGGAAATTCCACGACAGCGACTTCCGGAGAACTTCAAAGGGGTGTCTCCTCTCCCGGTATCATACTCTCTAAAGTCAGACAGCTCCGTCTCAATCTACAGGGCTCGTATGGAAAACAGAAATGTGGTGCTGCGTGTACTTAAAG ATTCAGCCAGTAGCCAGGAAAGTCAGTCATTCTTGGGCTTTGCGTCCTTCCTTTCTCAGTTAGGGCCCCATCCCTTCTTACCGGAGCTTCTGGGAGTTATATCCCTGCGAGCTCCTCTCATTACTGTTATTGAAGAGATGGAGAACAGAGATCTGCTCGGATTCCTCTGGAAGTGTAGACAG GATAATGTTGGACCAGACGGCATGTatcaaatgacagaaaaaaagatctTCACCATGGCTTCACATGTGTCCTCTGCACTG GACTTTCTCCATAGCAAAGATCTTCTCCACTGCAACATCAAAGCTCACAGTGTGTTAGTCAGCAAGATGTGTACTGCAAAACTCTGGGGTTTGGGCGATTTGTTTGCAAGGACATCAGCAAGTGCTAATCACAGTGAAGATCCTGGAAGAAAAAAGTGGCAAGCTCCTGAGCTACTTGCCAAGAGACCAGCCACTCCAAAAAGTGATGT TTGGTCATTCGGGCTGCTGCTGTATGAAATGGTGACTCTTG GTGAGGTCCCCTTTGCTGAAATCCCTGCAAAGGAACTTCTACAATATCATCAGCGAGGGAAAACCCTGAAGAAACCGAACAACTGCTCCAACTCACT TTATTCACTTATCAAAGCTTGCTGTCAGTGGAAGGAACATGACCGCCCCTCACTGGCTGAGGTCAGGCGTAAGCTCCAATCAGGAGAGAAGAGTGCCAATGACAGCAGTGTTATCCGTGTGCCTGGGCCAATCAATATTGAACAGTATCTGAAGGAAGCAGGTTATGAAGAATCCAACAACTACACTATTTTCTAA
- the LOC127975247 gene encoding glutathione S-transferase kappa 1-like gives MSNSRKVVKLFYDIISPYSWLAFEVLCRYRNVWNIDLKFKPAFLGGVFRGSGNQEPGLVQNKFSYMVTDLKQLSELFGVPVNPPLPCKKGTLNVMRFVTAVAEKEEERGVLVERVSRELWKNIWSTHQDITHPASLTEAGLKAGLSPHEVEELLILSKSQQIKDKLKSVTQEALDYQSFGLPFIVCHVNGKAEVFFGSDRFELMAHRIGEKWVGPHPVKTLSENVITAPPYASE, from the exons atGTCCAATTCCAGAAAAGTGGTCAAGTTATTCTATGATATCATCTCTCCTTATTCCTGGCTGGCATTTGAG GTGCTGTGTCGCTATAGAAATGTTTGGAACATCGACCTCAAATTCAAACCGGCATTTTTGGGAGGAGTCTTTCGAGGTTCAG GTAACCAGGAACCTGGGTTGGTCCAAAATAAGTTTTCTTACATGGTCACCGATTTGAAGCAGCTGTCTGAGTTATTTGGGGTTCCTGTGAATCCACCTTTGCCTTGTAAAAAAG GCACTTTGAATGTGATGCGTTTTGTGACAGCTGTAGCTGagaaagaagaagagagaggcgTGCTGGTGGAAAGAGTGTCTAGAGAGCTCTGGAAAAATATCTGGAGCACTCATCAGGACATTACCCACCCTGCTTCACTCACTGAG GCTGGATTAAAGGCCGGTCTCTCACCACATGAGGTGGAGGAACTTCTAATTCTTTCCAAATCTCAGCAAATCAAAGACAAGCTGAAAAGTGTGACACAGGAAGCACTGGACTATCAA tcttTTGGCCTTCCATTCATTGTGTGTCACGTGAACGGGAAGGCTGAGGTCTTCTTTGGTTCTGACAGATTTGAGCTCATGGCCCATCGAATCG GGGAGAAATGGGTGGGACCTCATCCTGTCAAAACCTTAAGCGAAAATGTGATCACTGCTCCACCTTATGCGTCAGAGTAA
- the LOC127975161 gene encoding glutathione S-transferase kappa 1 isoform X2: MGGSRKMVEFFYDIVSPYSWLAFEVLCRYRNVWNIDLKFKPAYLGGVMHGSGNRPPGIVPNKFLYMTKDLERVSGYFGVPLYPPSNVFEVMFEKGTLNTMRFVTAVTEKEKDGDVLVERVSRELWKRIWSTDQDVTQPASLIEAGLKAGLSANELEEILTLSKSQPIKDKLKSVTQEALDYQCFGFPSTVCHVNGKAELFFGSDRFELMAHCIGEKWVGPHPDKPTSKM; the protein is encoded by the exons atgggcGGTTCGAGAAAAATGGTCGAGTTTTTCTATGATATTGTTTCTCCGTATTCTTGGTTGGCATTTGAA GTGCTGTGTCGCTATAGAAATGTTTGGAACATCGACCTGAAATTTAAACCAGCATATTTAGGGGGAGTCATGCATGGCTCAG gCAATCGGCCTCCTGGAATCGTCCCAAATAAGTTCCTTTACATGACCAAAGATCTGGAGCGGGTGTCTGGCTATTTTGGTGTTCCTTTGTATCCACCTTCGAATGTTTTTGAAGTAATGTTTGAGAAAG GCACTTTGAATACCATGCGTTTTGTGACAGCTGTAACGGAGAAGGAAAAAGATGGAGATGTGCTGGTGGAAAGGGTATCTAGAGAGCTCTGGAAAAGAATCTGGAGTACTGATCAGGACGTTACCCAGCCTGCCTCCCTCATTGAG GCAGGATTAAAAGCAGGTCTCTCGGCCAATGAGTTGGAGGAAATTCTGACCCTCTCCAAATCTCAGCCAATCAAAGACAAGCTGAAGAGTGTCACACAAGAAGCACTGGACTATCAA TGCTTTGGTTTTCCTTCCACTGTGTGTCATGTGAACGGGAAGGCTGAGCTCTTCTTCGGTTCTGACAGATTTGAGCTCATGGCTCATTGCATTG GTGAGAAGTGGGTGGGGCCTCACCCTGACAAACCCACATCCAAAATGTGA
- the LOC127975162 gene encoding glutathione S-transferase kappa 1-like produces MSNSRKGVKLFYDVISPYSWLAFEVLCRYRNVWNIDLTLKPAYLTGVIYGSGNQPAGANPSKLMYMVSDLKLTSEYFGVPMFRPSSISEKDSLNAMRFVTAIAEKGKDGDTLERVSRELWKRKWRTQQDITQPASLTDAGLKAGLSANEVEEILTLSKSQPIKDKLKSVTEEALEYRCFGFPFIVCNVNGKAKVFFGSDRFELMAYFFGEKWVGPQPDKPTVQM; encoded by the exons atgtCTAATTCCAGAAAAGGGGTCAAGTTGTTCTATGATGTCATCTCTCCTTATTCCTGGCTGGCATTTGAG GTGCTGTGCCGCTATAGAAATGTTTGGAACATTGACCTCACACTCAAGCCGGCATATTTAACAGGAGTCATTTACGGCTCAG gtaaCCAGCCTGCTGGAGCAAACCCTAGCAAGCTTATGTACATGGTCTCAGATCTAAAGCTGACTTCTGAGTATTTTGGAGTCCCGATGTTTCGACCTTCAAGCATTTCTGAGAAAG ACTCTTTGAATGCGATGCGTTTTGTGACAGCTATAGCAGAGAAGGGAAAAGATGGAGACACACTGGAAAGGGTGTCTAGAGAGCTCTGGAAGAGAAAGTGGCGTACTCAACAGGACATTACCCAGCCTGCCTCACTCACTGAT GCAGGATTAAAGGCAGGTCTCTCAGCCAATGAGGTGGAGGAAATTCTGACTCTCTCCAAATCTCAGCCAATCAAAGACAAGCTGAAAAGTGTCACAGAAGAAGCACTGGAGTATAGA TGCTTTGGTTTTCCGTTTATCGTGTGCAATGTGAATGGGAAAGCTAAAGTCTTCTTTGGTTCCGACAGATTTGAGCTCATGGCTTATTTCTTTG GAGAGAAGTGGGTGGGGCCTCAACCTGACAAGCCTACTGTCCAAATGTGA